Proteins encoded by one window of Haematobia irritans isolate KBUSLIRL chromosome 2, ASM5000362v1, whole genome shotgun sequence:
- the LOC142224137 gene encoding E3 SUMO-protein ligase KIAA1586-like, protein MSPKIIYKQKIRDSWMQQKEFKDWVAKDASDGTKAFCTYCKCSINAKVFDLRAHAKTKKHISRANCFVQSNKLNFVPTLTKSAEQEAALCLFVAEHTSIGTIDHLTKLCIQNFYKSNSAEVIKMQRTKCANIIRNVLSPHFKEDLRNDIGKSKFSILLDESTDISVTKLLGIVINYFSMERGKITSTFLGLVQLDSGDAVGIVNALLEELNNWKLDPKNLIGIGTDNASVMTGRNRGVYAELKKRIPSLILIRCVCHSVQLAVNYSCGKFLPDTLEFLIYETYNWFSKSSNRQLAYKNIYQLINNDKVHNYNHK, encoded by the exons ATGTCTCCGAAAAtaatttacaaacaaaaaattagagATTCTTGGATGCAGCAGAAAGAATTTAAAGATTGGGTAGCAAAGGATGCTTCAGACGGAACGAAGGCATTTTGTACTTACTGCAAATGCAGTATTAATGCAAAAGTTTTTGATTTAAGAGCTCATGCAAAGACTAAAAAGCATATAAGTCGGGCAAATTGTTTTGTTCAAAGCAACAAGTTAAATTTTGTACCAACGTTAACCAAATCAGCCGAGCAAGAGGCAGctctttgtttatttgttgCAGAGCATACCTCAATTGGAACCATTGaccatttaacaaaattgtgtattcAAAACTTCTACAAATCGAACTCAGCTGAAGTGATAAAAATGCAAAGAACGAAATGTGCCAACATAATTAGAAATGTTTTATCGCCTCACTTCAAAGAAGATTTGCGTAATGACATTGGAAAAAGCAAATTTAGTATTCTGCTGGATGAGTCAACAGACATAAGTGTAACAAAACTTCTTG GCATTGTgatcaattatttttcaatGGAACGAGGTAAAATCACATCAACATTTTTAGGTCTAGTTCAACTAGATAGTGGAGATGCTGTAGGCATCGTAAATGCATTACTAGAAGAGTTAAACAACTGGAAATTAGACCCAAAAAACTTAATCGGCATCGGAACAGACAATGCAAGTGTTATGACGGGAAGAAATCGAGGAGTCTACGCAGAATTAAAAAAACGTATACCATCACTTATTTTAATTAGATGTGTTTGCCACTCTGTGCAACTTGCCGTAAACTATTCTTGTGGGAAGTTTCTTCCTGACACACTTGagtttttaatatatgaaaCATACAATTGGTTTTCAAAGAGTTCGAATCGTCAATTAGCGTATAAGAATATCTATCAACTCATAAATAATGATAAGGTACATAACTATAACCATAAATAA
- the IFT43 gene encoding intraflagellar transport 43: MDWAEELKMSIRKTTARKGRRSKSRDVLKDAPPPPTTSTVASNSTTSANPAELSLDLNLDLQQSSTSNNVSTPFTAGSSVGGVGADISSLMSTAESKRPPMLRRISGGWADSSSGGKLKSKKGSFDDERFVLKSPTASSPIDNIPIIPDIDDIKDDILMNEIAEPASVAVNRVVTLKELNSDLLSQTAFTAIDDVNLSILTKCLQPQEVLDEADEVWEWQKLFTDVVAEINSDKPLVNKMQKLELKPDEMPPPIESD, from the exons ATGGATTGGGCAGAAGAATTGAAAATGTCTATACGCAAG ACCACAGCACGTAAAGGTCGCCGTTCTAAAAGCCGTGATGTACTTAAGGATGCCCCACCACCACCAACAACATCTACGGTTGCATCAAATTCCACAACCTCTGCAAATCCTGCCGAATTATCCTTGGATTTAAATTTGGATCTTCAACAGAGTTCCACAAGTAATAATGTCTCCACTCCCTTCACTGCTGGCTCTTCTGTGGGTGGTGTTGGTGCCGATATTTCCAGTTTAATGTCAACTGCCGAGTCAAAACGTCCACCCATGTTAAGGCGTATATCAGGGGGATGGGCTGATTCGTCAAGTGGTGGAAAACTTAA GTCCAAAAAGGGTTCATTTGATGA cgaaCGGTTTGTTTTAAAATCACCTACTGCCAGTTCACCTATTGATAACATACCTATAATACCCGATATAGATGATATCAAAGATGATATATTAATGAATGAAATCGCTGAACCAGCATC CGTTGCTGTTAATCGTGTTGTTACCTTGAAAGAACTTAACTCGGATTTATTGTCTCAAACTGCATTTACTGCTATAGACGATGTAAATTTGTCTATTTTGACCAAGTGTCTACAACCCCAGGAGGTGTTGGATGAAGCAGATGAAGTATGGGAATGGCAAAAGTTATTCACAGATGTTGTGGCTGAAATAAACTCGGATAAACCTTTGgtaaataaaatgcaaaaattagaaCTGAAGCCAGATGAAATGCCACCGCCTATCGAATCTGATTAA
- the LOC142226395 gene encoding endoplasmic reticulum lectin 1-like translates to MTALRTFHLLGLCLFLLATVANAHEAKDFDDTILYKIDFEMPDFDENPDLRNQVRSFYTHEKEKYDCVIPSVTEAREEAKSDEPELSPFTLLKSIFNTPSCSYRIEAYWSYEICHGLHVRQYHEEREGKAIKFQEYYLGKWNGDKSEKLQKEWEESRKAGMKYKTTKIDNIKYPYFEMEFTDGTKCDIINAPRTTTVRYVCYPHGKNEIYSFKETSSCNYEAIILTSALCVIPAFHPEEYKETSIKCFNSPDDTHKPLSMLRQELNEMQLSMDEFPVSKEASDAASEGRFSYLNRIGDDVDRLVLSLTKDGGLTAHTPDASSEESSALRTPPTTPALQDLTPLVEFVKGKKCLTGGTGWWKYEFCYGNYVRQFHKDKKSETELYLGHFSATAHRQWLLANPDKRPQAQSSSIWHHYEMGSKCDKTGLPREVDVKLTCSGGGLGSLNPNAVSMYLLEPKTCQYILVFEAPIVCALTGYTDEYGLIDEEKLAKLVQEKEKAGTSKADASSANSMDTTSKEETPIIIF, encoded by the exons ATGACTGCGCTACGAACATTTCATTTATTAGGACTTTGTTTGTTCCTCTTGGCCACAGTGGCAAATGCTcacgaggccaaagatttcgatgatacaattttatataaaattgactTTGAAATGCcagatttcgatgaaaatcca GATTTGAGAAATCAAGTGCGTTCATTTTATACTCACGAAAAGGAGAAATATGATTGTGTTATACCATCTGTGACCGAAGCAAGAGAAGAAGCCAAATCTGATGAACCGGAACTAT ccCCCTTCACTCTTCTTAAATCCATTTTCAATACTCCCAGTTGCTCATATCGTATTGAAGCATATTGGTCCTATGAAATCTGTCATGGTTTACATGTACGCCAATATCATGAAGAACGTGAGGGTAAAGCAATCAAATTCCAGGAATACTATTTGGGCAAATGGAATGGAGATAAATcggaaaaattacaaaaagaatGGGAAGAAAGTCGCAAGGCTGGCATGAAATATAAAACTACTAAAATCGATAACATTAAATATCCCTATTTTGAAATGGAATTCACTGATGGCACTAAATGTGATATTATCAATGCACCTCGTACAACCACGGTACGTTACGTCTGTTATCCCCATGGCAAAAATGAAATCTATTCCTTCAAAGAAACATCTTCATGTAATTACGAGGCCATAATTCTTACTTCGGCTTTGTGTGTTATACCAGCTTTTCATCCAGAAGAATATAAAGAAACTTCAATTAAATGCTTCAATTCTCCCGATGATACCCATAAGCCTTTGAGTATGCTTCGCCAGGAGTTGAATGAAATGCAGTTGTCAATGGATGAATTTCCAGTTTCAAAAGAGGCTAGTGATGCTGCCTCAGAAGGTCGTTTTTCTTATCTCAATCGCATTGGAGATGATGTGGACAGACTTGTATTAAGTCTTACCAAAGATGGTGGCCTTACAGCTCATACTCCTGATGCTAGTTCTGAAGAATCGAGTGCATTAAGAACACCTCCAACTACACCAGCTCTACAAGATCTGACTCCGCTAGTGGAATTCGTCAAAGGAAAGAAGTGTTTGACTGGA GGTACAGGCTGGTGGAAATATGAATTTTGTTATGGCAACTATGTCCGCCAATTCCATAAGGATAAAAAAtccgaaactgaattatatttaGGTCATTTCAGTGCAACCGCCCATCGTCAATGGCTTTTGGCAAATCCCGACAAAAGACCCCAAGCTCAGTCCTCTTCCATATGGCATCATTATGAAATGGGTTCGAAATGTGATAAAACAGGATTACCACGCGAAGTTGATGTTAAGTTAACATGCAGTGGAGGTGGTTTGGGTTCTCTAAATCCCAATGCAGTGTCTATGTATCTATTAGAGCCTAAAACTTGTCAATATATTTTGGTATTTGAGGCACCCATTGTTTGTGCTCTTACCGGTTACACAGATGAATATGGTTTAATAGATGAAGAGAAATTAGCAAAATTAGTACAAGAGAAAGAAAAAGCGGGTACTTCGAAAGCCGACGCTTCCAGTGCTAACTCAATGGACACAACTTCAAAAGAAGAAACACCTATcattatattttag